One window of the Phoenix dactylifera cultivar Barhee BC4 unplaced genomic scaffold, palm_55x_up_171113_PBpolish2nd_filt_p 000475F, whole genome shotgun sequence genome contains the following:
- the LOC103695593 gene encoding pseudo histidine-containing phosphotransfer protein 6: MLGLGAARLEADMNRLMALLFHQGVLDEQFMQLQQLQDESSPNFVSEVISIYFRESEKLLKNLRSLLADRECTDYTKIGIHLNQLMGSSSSIGAKRVRTVCLAFRAASEHSNWSGCLRLLEVLEHEYCYLKTKLHELFQMEQHRVMAAGARYHPALS; this comes from the exons ATGTTGGGGCTGGGCGCGGCTCGGTTGGAGGCCGACATGAACCGCTTGATGGCCCTGCTCTTCCACCAG GGGGTGCTGGACGAGCAGTTCATGCAGCTGCAGCAGCTGCAGGATGAATCTTCCCCCAATTTCGTCTCCGAGGTCATCTCCATCTACTTCCGGGAATCGGAGAAGCTCCTCAAGAATCTCCGATCTCTACT AGCTGACAGGGAGTGCACGGACTACACGAAGATAGGGATACATCTGAACCAGCTGATGGGCAGCAGTTCCAGCATCGGAGCCAAACGCGTGAGGACTGTCTGCCTTGCCTTCCGCGCCGCTTCCGAGCACAGCAACTGGTCCGG ATGCCTGCGCTTGCTGGAGGTGCTGGAGCACGAGTACTGCTACCTCAAGACCAAACTGCACGAGCTCTTCCAG ATGGAGCAGCACAGAGTGATGGCGGCCGGGGCTAGGTACCACCCTGCGCTGTCGTGA